A portion of the Candidatus Pristimantibacillus lignocellulolyticus genome contains these proteins:
- a CDS encoding M1 family metallopeptidase yields the protein MSSKPFKLIIVGLLIVVFLIATWPYQFQHAWQSSYTYALEPIQSIQNIQSTMFQPALNEAKPSNGTLNYENTAPSIPAVKLSERVVDYNIQVSLREEEHMLDGEELITWTNPGKETVTDMYVHLYANAFNSPDSTFMKESGGQLRGDKATDKSEGSIRLLNLETLEGENMLPRVKYISPDDQNNNDYTVATFRLIDPVAPGESVTLRIKFEVTLPQVFARMGYYEDFVMAGQWFPKIAAYETVGTRNVMKEGWNIHQYHGNSEFYSDFAVYSVKVYAPENYTVAGTGMQTKVANIGQGRKMVQFYAEDVHDFAFAMSPNFITHESSFSHEGVPGVKIKLYLDPAHEQLAERYIHAAKSALAYLGKNYGAYPYSTLSIVVPPAGASGAGGMEYPTFVTTLAADSTNPKYELERTVIHEVSHQYWYGMVANNEFEEAWLDEAFTSYTEEKIIENAYGVTSNHRIEASFMTNPAPLQLNSWLYKDHNHYAENVYLRGKLVLLDIEDIVGRVTMSKIMRSYFQTYKFKHPTTQQFQRIVENITKQSWQSYFDKFVYGNESADLAIQNIKSRVFEEQEKTIYEYTILLDQNSGMPRSIPIDLVFEDGSTVRKQWDLSDEAKLHFVERSEVPISWIKIDPEQNNKLDYHLNNNFMRAELPNAEVKRVNIVTESIIDYALRLFSW from the coding sequence ATGTCTTCAAAACCATTTAAGTTAATTATTGTTGGTTTACTCATTGTTGTATTCTTAATTGCCACTTGGCCTTATCAATTTCAACATGCATGGCAATCGAGTTACACTTATGCACTTGAACCAATCCAATCAATCCAGAACATTCAGTCTACCATGTTTCAACCAGCCCTCAATGAGGCCAAGCCCTCAAACGGTACACTTAATTATGAAAACACCGCACCAAGTATACCGGCAGTAAAACTAAGTGAGCGTGTCGTCGATTACAACATTCAAGTTAGTCTTCGTGAGGAAGAACATATGTTAGACGGTGAGGAATTAATTACTTGGACCAATCCAGGAAAAGAAACCGTCACAGATATGTATGTTCATCTATATGCTAATGCATTCAATTCACCAGACAGTACATTTATGAAAGAATCTGGTGGACAACTTAGAGGAGATAAAGCAACGGACAAAAGTGAAGGTTCAATACGATTACTTAATCTCGAAACACTCGAAGGTGAAAATATGTTGCCACGAGTGAAATACATTTCCCCTGATGATCAGAACAACAACGACTATACTGTTGCTACATTCCGTCTAATCGATCCAGTAGCACCAGGAGAATCCGTAACTCTTCGAATTAAATTTGAAGTTACACTACCGCAAGTATTTGCAAGAATGGGTTATTACGAAGACTTTGTGATGGCTGGTCAATGGTTCCCCAAAATTGCTGCTTATGAAACTGTCGGCACTCGCAACGTCATGAAAGAAGGATGGAATATTCATCAGTATCACGGTAATTCAGAATTTTACAGTGACTTTGCCGTATACAGTGTCAAAGTATATGCTCCCGAAAATTACACCGTTGCAGGTACAGGTATGCAAACAAAAGTTGCAAATATTGGACAAGGTCGTAAAATGGTTCAATTTTATGCAGAAGATGTACACGACTTTGCCTTTGCGATGTCACCTAATTTCATTACACATGAATCATCCTTTTCTCATGAAGGAGTACCTGGTGTCAAAATTAAGCTTTACCTAGACCCTGCACATGAGCAATTGGCAGAACGCTATATACACGCAGCCAAGTCAGCACTAGCATATCTCGGTAAAAACTATGGTGCTTATCCTTATAGCACACTGTCTATTGTCGTACCACCCGCAGGTGCAAGTGGTGCTGGAGGTATGGAGTATCCCACATTTGTTACAACTTTAGCTGCTGATTCGACTAATCCTAAGTATGAACTTGAACGAACGGTCATTCATGAAGTTAGTCATCAATATTGGTATGGAATGGTTGCTAACAATGAATTCGAGGAAGCTTGGTTAGATGAAGCATTTACTTCTTATACTGAAGAGAAAATTATTGAGAATGCTTATGGCGTTACGAGTAATCATCGGATTGAAGCGAGTTTTATGACTAACCCTGCACCACTACAATTAAATTCATGGTTATATAAAGATCATAATCATTATGCTGAAAATGTGTACTTGCGTGGCAAGCTAGTATTACTTGATATTGAAGATATTGTTGGAAGAGTTACGATGAGCAAAATTATGCGTTCTTATTTCCAAACTTATAAATTCAAGCATCCTACCACGCAACAATTCCAACGCATCGTCGAGAACATTACGAAACAATCATGGCAATCTTACTTTGATAAATTCGTATATGGTAACGAGAGTGCAGACCTAGCCATTCAAAATATTAAAAGTCGAGTATTCGAAGAACAAGAAAAAACTATCTATGAATATACGATATTGCTAGATCAAAACAGTGGTATGCCGCGCAGTATTCCAATTGATCTCGTTTTCGAGGACGGATCTACTGTAAGAAAACAATGGGATCTAAGTGACGAAGCGAAGTTACACTTTGTAGAGCGATCTGAAGTACCTATTAGCTGGATCAAAATTGATCCAGAGCAAAACAATAAACTTGATTATCATCTAAATAATAACTTTATGCGAGCGGAATTACCGAATGCCGAAGTAAAACGAGTCAATATCGTAACTGAGTCTATTATTGATTATGCACTACGCTTATTCAGCTGGTAG
- a CDS encoding YwhD family protein, which translates to MTDELNQSAQPEKKEKKQLALNVVSNKKHKGFGAGSIDLSDVACVMIDQGVAFIDVGAMHAKSKIERGIKFTPNKEDTPNGRPCWIVWVAVGRDEQGAYYAGATSCEMLVDTEAKRGWKILADHVNRLDSAIKSRYILDNIGPVEKAALRKLLMEHNAEWWEHSPEELKQALASDHED; encoded by the coding sequence GTGACAGATGAGTTGAATCAATCAGCACAACCAGAGAAAAAAGAGAAAAAACAATTGGCTCTTAACGTTGTGAGTAATAAAAAGCATAAAGGTTTTGGCGCAGGTTCTATCGATTTAAGCGATGTTGCTTGTGTAATGATTGACCAAGGAGTAGCTTTTATTGACGTAGGTGCAATGCATGCGAAAAGTAAAATTGAACGCGGCATAAAATTTACGCCTAATAAAGAAGATACGCCTAATGGTCGTCCATGTTGGATTGTCTGGGTTGCAGTAGGTCGAGATGAACAAGGAGCGTATTATGCAGGCGCAACTTCTTGCGAAATGTTAGTTGATACAGAAGCTAAGCGTGGCTGGAAAATTCTCGCTGACCATGTTAATCGTCTTGATTCTGCAATTAAAAGTCGCTACATCCTTGATAATATAGGCCCAGTTGAAAAAGCAGCACTGCGCAAATTGCTAATGGAGCATAATGCGGAGTGGTGGGAGCATTCTCCAGAGGAACTAAAACAAGCGCTCGCTAGTGATCACGAAGATTAG